AACTGCGCATAATGCATCAATTAGTCTTAGTAATGCTAGTTTTTATAATACGGTCGTATCAGCGCTAAACGCAAATGCGAGTGATCCACTGTCATCCTATTCATCTACGGGTGCTGCAGTATTTGTTTCAGCCCCTGGTGGTGAAGACGGTCGTAATGCACCAGCCATTATTACAACAGATAGTATGGGCTGTACCATTGGCTACGCCAGAACTGGCAGCAAGTACAAAGGTTTTAACCGTGGCGAAGAAGCATTAAATGAAGACTGTAATTATACATCTTCCTTTAATGGTACATCCTCTGCTGCCCCTGTTGTGTCCGGTGTCGCGGCCCTTATTTTTAGTGTTGATGATGCTATAACATGGCGTGATGTTCGTTATATTATCGCTAAAACAGCAAAGAAAATTGATGATAAGTTTAAACCCATACTTGTCGACTCTTATATTGCCGAACCCGGCTGGATAACGAATAACGCGGGCTTTAATTTCCATAATTGGTATGGTTTTGGTCTCATCGATGCTTCTGAAGCGGTGAAGATGGCGCAAACTTATATTAAGGATAAGCGATTATTACCTCCGTTAAAAGAAACTGCATTTATTCCATCGAATGATGCCGAACTAGATATAGTTGAAGGAACCCCTACGACAAAGAGTGTTCGTATAATAGAAGAAGACAATCTAATTATTGAAGCTGTACAGGTAGAATTAAACATTAAACATGGGCGTAATAGTGATCTTTCAATTGAACTTATCTCACCGCAGGGGACAAGTTCAATGTTGTTGACACCGAGAAGCTTATTAACCAGAGACGCAGATTTCGAGAAAACAGTCTTACTCAGTAATGCATTTTATGGTGAAACATCAGCTGGAGAATGGAAGATAAAAGTAACGGATACAAATCAAGGTGATTTTACTTATTATTATGTTTTTAGAGAAAGGGAACTAGAGAATAATACAGAAGCTGGATTGTTAAAAGGTGTCTCAATAAGAATATATGGGCATGAAGGAGCTTAAGGTGAAAATAAAAAGTTTATTTATATCAACATTATTTATATCAACACTAGTTTTGTGTAATGCATCTGCTAATGCAAATATTATGAACAGTGATAATGAAGAAAATGCCGTGACGCCTAGAGAGATCTCAAATACGAATAGTGATATCGTTATTGAAAGTGATGGATTTAAGTTTTCACCGATAATGGGCGCAGCCTATATGGGGTCAGATGAAGGTACAGATTCTTCACCAGCACTCTATGCAGGTCAAGAAATGCAATCATTAGAGGATGAATATACAGGAACGTTAACAGGTTCAATTTTAGTTAAAATGAAAAGTGATGATCTAACACTCTCTTTTGATGATGCTAAAATACTGGTTATTGGTAACGGATTTTTCATCATTACTTTTGATGAAAATATAGACCTATTGAAAAAAATAAAGGAAATCAAAGCACTTAGTACGGTTGAAGCTGCGGAGATTGAAGTTAATACACAGGAATATTTACCATTGTAAATATATTATTAACCTGAGTTTAATTGTATTCGCTTAAACTTGATCTGACAGTTACTTTATTCTTGTATGGTAGCTGTCAGTTTGAATTTGAGATAAAAGTATTGGAACCCGTTGGTGGCATTGCAATTGCTATTGATTCTGCGGGTATCGATATTAAATCATCCTACACATACCTCATGTCCATTAAGCATTAAAATATTAACAATATCATTAGTTTAGCATCTAGCTTTGGACCGTAATTACACTTCCTTACAATGCGATTTACAAGATAATGTATACTCCGCCGACGAAATAGTGAACAAAAATGTTTATTGTAGTGAATTATTTAATAGGTCGATCTTGAACAAATTAATACATCTAATTCCCGTAATTCTTACTGGGTACCTAACAGCTTGTGGTGGAGGCGGTGATTCAGCGACGCCACCAACATATATATCCGGTTCTATAGCAGACAGAGACGTAAAACTTAATGAAGATACGGTATATGAGGGAAGCCTTAGCACAAGTGATACATTGGGTTGGAACTGGAAAATAACCAGTAATGCATTGTTTGGTACTGCAACCCTTACAAAAGAAGGCGATTTACGTTATACGCCTAATGAAAATTATCATGGTCCGGATGGTATCGTGGTAAAAGTAACAAATGGGAATACGTATGATATCGCACTGATTAATTTCGATGTAAAGAGTATCAACGATTTACCTGTTTTAAATAGTAAAACTTTCTTTGGTATTTCAGGTAAAAAAATTAGCGGTAAAATAAGCGCAACCGATGTAGATAGTTATTATCTAAGCTATAAGGTTAAGCCAACATTTAATATGCCTGACTATATTTCTTTTGAATTATCTTCTTTTGGTTCATTTACGTTCAAGAGTGAAAAGAAGACCCCTCATTCTATAGAGATCCCTATTATTATAAGCGATGGTGAAGGAGATGTTGAAACAACTCTCACGTTTAACATTAAACCTACATCCGTTTCTATAGCAGACAGAGACGTAAAACTTAATGAAGATACGACATATGAGGGAAGCCTTAGCACAAGTGATACATTGGGTTGGAACTGGAAAATAACCAGTAATGCATTGTTCGGTACTGCAACCCTTACAAAAGAAGGCGATTTACGTTATACGCCTAATGAAAATTACCATGGTCCGGATGGTATCGTGGTAAAAGTAACAAATGGGGATACGGTTGGTACCGTACGGATTAATTTTGATGTAAAGAGTATCAACGATTTACCTGTTGTGAATAATAAAACCTTCTTTGGTATTCCAGGTAAATACATTGGCGGTAAAATAAGCGCAACCGATGTAGATAGTTATTATCTAAGCTATAAGGTTAAGCCAACATTTAATATGCCTGACTATATTTCTTTTGAATTATCTTCTTTTGGTTCATTTACGTTCAAGAGTGAAAAGAAGACCCCTCATTCTATAGAGATCCCTATTATTATAAGCGATGGTGAAGGAGATGTTGAAACAACTCTCACGTTTAACATTGAAGCGATAAAGAAGAAGGAGTATATCTCAGAGCAAAGCTTTTCCTTAAATGAAGATGAGCCGGCTAAATTTACGATCAAGACAACAAATACAACAGCGCCTAATTTCACGTTATCAATAGCGCCTAGTAAGGGTATAGCAACATTAGATGCAAAAGGTATACTAACATACACACCTAATCGTGATGTTTCTGGTCCGGACTCACTGGAAATAACAGTGACAGAAAATGGTTACTCTGATAAAGCAAAAATATCACTCTCGATTTCATCGGTGAATGACACACCAAAAGTACTGGGTAAGCGTACGTTTAGAACTTCAACGAATAAAATTGAGGATCGAATTAAAGCAACAGATGTTGACGGTGACACGCTTAACTTTAAATTAAAAGATAGCTTCACATTACCTGAAGATCTCACGTTTAAGCTTGATCGTGATGGTTCTTTTAACATCACAACGAAAAGCATGGAAGAGAGTGAGGTTGAGCTTCCTATCATGATCTCTGACGGGACTACATCGATAGAAGCAAACTTCACTTTTAATTTCAACATTGAACCGATGATCTCAGAGCAAAGCTTTGCCTTAAATGAAGATGAGCCGGCTAAATTTACGATCAAGACAACAAATACAACAGCGCCTAATTTCACGTTATCAACAGCGCCTAGTAAGGGTAAAGCAACATTAGATGCAAAAGGTATACTAACATACACACCTAATCGTGATGTTTCTGGTCCGGACTCACTGGAAATAACAGTGACAGAAAATGGTTACTCTGATAAAGCAAAAATATCACTCTCGATTTCATCGGTGAATGACGCACCAAAAGTACTGGGTAAACGTACGTTTACATCTCCAACGAAAATGATTAAGGGTCGAATTAAAGCAACAGATGTTGACGGTGACACGCTTAACTTTAAATTAAAAGATAGCTTCACATTACCTAAAGATCTCACGTTTAACCTTGATAGCGATGGTTCTTTCAACATCACAACGAAAAGCAAGGAAGAGAGTGAGGTTGAGCTTCCTATCATTATCTCTGACGGGACTAAATCGATAGAGGCAAACTTCACTTTTAATTTGAATTCTAAACTTACGGACCCTTTATATAGTCAACAATGGCATCTGAAGAATACAGGGCAGAAAGCATTTTCAAGGTCAAGAGCTACGGTTGGGCACGATATAAATATAGGAAATCTGCATAATCAAGGAGTTAAAGGCTCAGGCGTTAAGGTTGCCGTTGTTGACTCAGGGCTCGAAATTAAGCATGAGGATTTAGTTGAGAATATATTATCAGGTCGATCTTATAATTATGTGAAGTTAACCAATGATCCGACCTCTACACGTAAAGATGGTGACCATGGTACTTCGGTTGCAGGCATTATTGCCGCGCGCGGTTTTAACAATATTGGTGGACGAGGTGTTGCTCCGGAAGCGAGTTTAATTGGATTAAATTATGTTAGTAGGGGGGCTCAAGCATCAGCAAATTGGGTTGATAGCCATGGTGGAAAGCGAACTCAAGACGTGCTCGTTATAAATCAAAGTTATGGTAATGCTTACATGATGCAACCATATGACTTTATGACAATCAGAAATACCATGCACGAGACAAAGCTGAAAGAAGTAACGAGTAAGAATAACGATGGTCGGGGCGTTTTATTCGTTAAAGCTGCAGGTAATTCATTCCAACGAGTGTTAGAGTTCCAGAACGAATGGTGGCGAACTTATCAATACAGTGCTTACAGTAAAAATTCATCGTTGCCAAGATTAACTGCACATAATGCATCAATTAATCTTAGTAACGCTAGTTTTTATAACACGGTCGTATCAGCGCTAAATGCAAATGCGAGTGATCCACTATCATCCTATTCATCTACGGGTGCTGCTGTGTTTGTTTCTGCTCCTGGTGGTGAATACGGTCGTTATGCACCAGCCATTATTACAACAGATAGTATGGGCTGTACCATTGGCTACGCCAGAACTAGCAGCAGGTACAAAGGTTTTAACCGTGGCGAAGAAGCACTAAATGAAGACTGTAATTATACATCTTCCTTTAATGGTACATCTTCTGCGGCCCCTGTTGTGTCCGGTGTCGCGGCCCTCATTTTTAGTGTTGATGATGCTATAACATGGCGTGATGTTCGTTATATTATCGCTAAAACAGCAAAGAAAATTGATGATAAGTTTAAACCCATACTTGTCGACTCTTATATTGCCGAACCCGGCTGGATAACGAATAACGCGGGCTTTAATTTCCATAATTGGTATGGTTTTGGTCTCATCGATGCTTCTGAAGCGGTGAAGATGGCACAAACTTATATTAAGGATAAGCGATTATTACCTCCGTTAAAAGAAACGGTATTTATTCCATCTGATGATGTTACTGATCTAGGTATAGGTGAAGGGACTCCTACAGAAAAGAGTGTAAATATAACCAAAGATAATGACCTCACTATTGAAGCTGTACAGGTAAAATTAAATATTAAACATGGGCGTAATAGTGATCTTTCAATTGAACTTATTTCACCGCAAGGGACAAGTTCAATGCTGTTGACACCGAGAAGCTTATTAACCAAAGACGCGGATTTCAAGAATACAGTCTTACTCAGTAATGCATTTTATGGTGAAAAATCAGCGGGAACATGGACGATAAAAGTGACGGATACAAATAATAGTCGTTTTATTTACTATTCTGGTCGCAGGTTAAAAGAACTAAAGAATAATATAGACGACGGATTGTTAAAAAATGTCTCAATAAGAATATATGGACATGAAGGAATTTAAGATGAAAATAAAAAGTTTATTTATATCAACATTATTTATATCAACATTATTTTTGTGTAATGCATCTGCTAATGCAAATATTATGAACAGTGATAATGAAGATAGTGTAGCGATGCCTAGTGAGGGCTCCAGAACACATACGAATAGCGATATCGTTATT
This Moritella sp. 5 DNA region includes the following protein-coding sequences:
- a CDS encoding tandem-95 repeat protein, yielding MNKLIHLIPVILTGYLTACGGGGDSATPPTYISGSIADRDVKLNEDTVYEGSLSTSDTLGWNWKITSNALFGTATLTKEGDLRYTPNENYHGPDGIVVKVTNGNTYDIALINFDVKSINDLPVLNSKTFFGISGKKISGKISATDVDSYYLSYKVKPTFNMPDYISFELSSFGSFTFKSEKKTPHSIEIPIIISDGEGDVETTLTFNIKPTSVSIADRDVKLNEDTTYEGSLSTSDTLGWNWKITSNALFGTATLTKEGDLRYTPNENYHGPDGIVVKVTNGDTVGTVRINFDVKSINDLPVVNNKTFFGIPGKYIGGKISATDVDSYYLSYKVKPTFNMPDYISFELSSFGSFTFKSEKKTPHSIEIPIIISDGEGDVETTLTFNIEAIKKKEYISEQSFSLNEDEPAKFTIKTTNTTAPNFTLSIAPSKGIATLDAKGILTYTPNRDVSGPDSLEITVTENGYSDKAKISLSISSVNDTPKVLGKRTFRTSTNKIEDRIKATDVDGDTLNFKLKDSFTLPEDLTFKLDRDGSFNITTKSMEESEVELPIMISDGTTSIEANFTFNFNIEPMISEQSFALNEDEPAKFTIKTTNTTAPNFTLSTAPSKGKATLDAKGILTYTPNRDVSGPDSLEITVTENGYSDKAKISLSISSVNDAPKVLGKRTFTSPTKMIKGRIKATDVDGDTLNFKLKDSFTLPKDLTFNLDSDGSFNITTKSKEESEVELPIIISDGTKSIEANFTFNLNSKLTDPLYSQQWHLKNTGQKAFSRSRATVGHDINIGNLHNQGVKGSGVKVAVVDSGLEIKHEDLVENILSGRSYNYVKLTNDPTSTRKDGDHGTSVAGIIAARGFNNIGGRGVAPEASLIGLNYVSRGAQASANWVDSHGGKRTQDVLVINQSYGNAYMMQPYDFMTIRNTMHETKLKEVTSKNNDGRGVLFVKAAGNSFQRVLEFQNEWWRTYQYSAYSKNSSLPRLTAHNASINLSNASFYNTVVSALNANASDPLSSYSSTGAAVFVSAPGGEYGRYAPAIITTDSMGCTIGYARTSSRYKGFNRGEEALNEDCNYTSSFNGTSSAAPVVSGVAALIFSVDDAITWRDVRYIIAKTAKKIDDKFKPILVDSYIAEPGWITNNAGFNFHNWYGFGLIDASEAVKMAQTYIKDKRLLPPLKETVFIPSDDVTDLGIGEGTPTEKSVNITKDNDLTIEAVQVKLNIKHGRNSDLSIELISPQGTSSMLLTPRSLLTKDADFKNTVLLSNAFYGEKSAGTWTIKVTDTNNSRFIYYSGRRLKELKNNIDDGLLKNVSIRIYGHEGI